From a region of the Rhodococcus sp. 4CII genome:
- a CDS encoding SDR family NAD(P)-dependent oxidoreductase, which translates to MSRTAGQGRFEGAIALVTGGGSGIGAAVVAQLVGEGAARVYVADIAAENVRRRHGDDPTTIVRGVDVSDPEAVDAVMAEVLAAEGRLDVVVHAAGVDDPESKKIITDAAAAGTPIDLTANLTDAQWRRVMSVNLDGTFHVVRSAVRAMKPKGGAIVVIGSSSAFDTLIGYPHYAASKAAVHAFCQAVAKEVVAFGVRLNLVAPGPTETGMAARTPEELKVQWVNNTPVPYATPDEIADNVLFLASEQARNVVGAVLLSNRGRFTV; encoded by the coding sequence ATGTCTCGGACGGCAGGACAGGGCAGGTTCGAGGGCGCGATCGCCCTGGTCACCGGCGGCGGATCGGGAATCGGGGCGGCCGTCGTCGCGCAGCTCGTCGGTGAGGGTGCTGCCCGCGTCTACGTGGCCGACATCGCGGCCGAGAATGTGCGCCGGCGGCACGGCGACGACCCCACGACGATCGTGCGAGGCGTCGACGTGTCCGACCCGGAGGCCGTCGACGCCGTCATGGCGGAAGTCCTCGCCGCCGAGGGTCGGCTCGACGTCGTCGTCCACGCTGCCGGCGTGGACGACCCGGAATCCAAGAAGATCATCACGGACGCCGCTGCCGCGGGCACGCCGATCGACCTGACGGCGAATCTCACCGACGCGCAGTGGCGCCGCGTGATGTCGGTCAATCTGGACGGCACGTTTCACGTGGTCCGCTCCGCGGTGCGGGCGATGAAGCCGAAAGGCGGCGCGATCGTCGTGATCGGGTCGTCGTCGGCGTTCGACACCTTGATCGGATACCCGCACTACGCGGCGTCGAAAGCCGCTGTTCATGCGTTCTGTCAGGCCGTCGCCAAGGAGGTGGTGGCCTTCGGCGTCCGACTCAATCTCGTCGCTCCCGGTCCGACGGAGACCGGCATGGCCGCTCGCACACCGGAAGAACTGAAAGTGCAGTGGGTCAACAACACACCGGTGCCCTATGCGACACCGGACGAGATCGCGGACAACGTGCTCTTCCTCGCTTCGGAACAAGCCAGGAACGTGGTGGGTGCGGTGCTCCTCAGCAACCGTGGACGCTTCACCGTCTGA
- a CDS encoding 3-hydroxybutyrate dehydrogenase codes for MTEQNLAGRTALVTGGASGIGAACARTLAARGAHVTVADLDEIAAKTLADDIDGTAWHIDLLDTDELTELRLETDILVNNAGIQTISPLEEFRPEDFRRIQKLMVEAPFLLIRAALPHMYDAGFGRIVNVSSVHGLRASPFKAAYVTAKHGLEGLSKVTALEGGPHGVTSNCVNPGYVLTPLVQKQIADQAHVHGISESEVIEKVMLTESAIKRLVEPSEVASLVGWIASDDAGMVTGASYTIDGGWTAR; via the coding sequence ATGACGGAACAGAACCTGGCCGGGCGCACCGCCCTCGTCACCGGCGGCGCCAGCGGCATCGGCGCAGCCTGCGCCCGGACGCTGGCGGCGCGCGGAGCGCACGTCACGGTCGCCGATCTCGACGAGATTGCCGCCAAGACGCTGGCCGACGACATCGACGGCACCGCGTGGCACATCGACCTCCTCGACACCGACGAACTCACCGAACTGCGCCTCGAGACCGACATCCTCGTCAACAATGCCGGTATCCAGACCATCAGCCCGCTCGAGGAGTTCCGCCCCGAGGACTTCCGGCGCATCCAGAAGTTGATGGTCGAGGCCCCGTTCCTGCTGATCCGCGCGGCACTGCCACACATGTATGACGCGGGATTCGGACGCATCGTCAACGTGTCGTCGGTCCACGGACTCCGCGCGTCGCCGTTCAAGGCCGCGTACGTCACCGCCAAGCACGGCCTCGAGGGACTGTCGAAGGTGACGGCGCTGGAGGGCGGACCGCACGGCGTCACCAGCAACTGCGTCAACCCCGGATACGTGCTGACACCGCTGGTGCAGAAGCAGATCGCGGATCAGGCCCACGTGCACGGCATCAGCGAGTCCGAGGTGATCGAGAAGGTGATGCTCACCGAGAGCGCGATCAAGCGGCTCGTGGAACCGTCGGAGGTGGCATCGCTGGTCGGGTGGATCGCATCCGACGACGCCGGCATGGTGACCGGCGCGTCCTACACGATCGACGGAGGCTGGACGGCCCGGTGA
- a CDS encoding MFS transporter — MSVDETAHVKEAPPSGLKKVVGASMAGTIVEWYEFFLYGTAATLVFSKVFFAAGDNELDAIIAAFVTYAVGFVARPLGGIVFGHFGDKFGRKQLLQFSLLLVGAATFLMGCLPTYGQIGYWAPALLVTLRFIQGFAVGGEWGGAVLLVAEHSPNRSRGFWASWPQAGVPAGNLVATVVLLILTTTLSDAAFLSWGWRVAFWLSAVIVLVGYYIRTKVTDAPIFIQAQKEAEHIKETSFSVFEVLKRYPRGVLTAMGLRFGENVMYYLVVTFSITYLKVVVHTDTAQILWWMLIAHAVHFAVIPLVGRLSDTIGRRPVYMIGALTAGTWGFFAFPMMNSGHNAVILGAIIIGLVFHAFMYAGQPAIMAEMFPTRMRYSGVSLGYQVTSIVAGSLAPIIAASLLSKYHSSVPIAVYLAIACLITVVAVIVARETKGISLESIDAADARILADEKAGTSA; from the coding sequence ATGAGCGTCGACGAAACCGCGCACGTGAAGGAAGCCCCGCCGTCCGGGCTGAAGAAGGTGGTCGGTGCGTCCATGGCCGGCACCATCGTCGAGTGGTACGAGTTCTTCCTCTACGGGACAGCTGCGACGCTGGTGTTCAGCAAGGTCTTCTTCGCGGCCGGAGACAACGAACTCGACGCGATCATCGCGGCGTTCGTGACGTACGCCGTGGGCTTCGTCGCCCGGCCACTCGGCGGCATCGTGTTCGGTCACTTCGGCGACAAGTTCGGCCGCAAGCAACTGCTCCAGTTCAGCCTTCTCCTCGTCGGCGCGGCCACGTTCCTGATGGGTTGCCTGCCCACCTACGGCCAGATCGGCTACTGGGCCCCCGCCCTGCTCGTCACGCTCCGCTTCATCCAGGGATTCGCCGTCGGCGGCGAGTGGGGTGGCGCGGTGCTGCTGGTGGCCGAGCACAGCCCGAACCGTTCCCGCGGTTTCTGGGCGTCGTGGCCGCAGGCCGGAGTCCCGGCAGGCAACCTCGTCGCGACCGTCGTCCTGCTGATCCTCACGACGACGCTGTCCGATGCGGCGTTCCTGAGCTGGGGCTGGCGCGTCGCGTTCTGGCTGTCCGCGGTGATCGTCCTGGTCGGCTACTACATCCGTACCAAGGTGACGGACGCCCCGATCTTCATCCAGGCGCAGAAGGAGGCGGAGCACATCAAGGAGACGTCGTTCAGCGTCTTCGAGGTGCTCAAGCGCTACCCGCGTGGCGTGCTGACGGCGATGGGCCTGCGTTTCGGCGAGAACGTCATGTACTACCTGGTGGTCACGTTCTCGATCACCTACCTCAAGGTGGTGGTCCACACGGACACCGCGCAGATCCTCTGGTGGATGCTGATCGCCCACGCCGTGCACTTCGCGGTGATCCCGCTGGTCGGGCGGCTCTCGGACACCATCGGCCGCCGTCCCGTCTACATGATCGGCGCGCTGACCGCGGGCACCTGGGGCTTCTTCGCGTTCCCGATGATGAACAGCGGGCACAACGCCGTCATCCTCGGAGCGATCATCATCGGCCTGGTGTTCCACGCGTTCATGTACGCCGGTCAGCCGGCGATCATGGCCGAGATGTTCCCGACCCGCATGCGCTACTCGGGTGTCTCCCTCGGCTACCAGGTGACGTCGATCGTGGCCGGTTCGCTGGCGCCGATCATCGCAGCCAGCCTGCTGAGCAAGTACCACTCGTCCGTTCCGATCGCGGTCTACCTGGCGATCGCCTGCCTGATCACCGTCGTCGCCGTCATCGTCGCCCGGGAGACCAAGGGCATCTCGCTCGAATCGATCGACGCGGCGGACGCACGGATCCTCGCCGACGAGAAGGCGGGAACCTCGGCATGA
- a CDS encoding pyridoxal phosphate-dependent aminotransferase, translating to MRPESQRSNIQTFHVMDVWKAATERQRTHGDVLTLAAGQPSTPAPQPVLRATREVLDGHLLGYTETFGILPLREAIAGYHSAKSGIGVDAEDVVVTTGSSGAFTLLFLAAFDVGDTVVVARPGYPAYRNTLAALGCNVIEIDCGADTRFQPTVAMLDALLEPPAGLIVASPANPTGTVIDPGELAALARWCDDHGTLLISDEIYHGIGYGEQAMTSSWETSRESVVVGSVSKYFSMTGWRLGWMLVPEGLRRPLQRLASNMTVCPPAISQYAAIAAFTEESRVELDGHVQRYAVNRELLLTGLPELGITDLAPADGAFYVYADIGHLLGGSHGVTSTEWCSRLLQDTGLALAPGIDFDTVHGDRTVRLSFAGSTAEVRESLLRLGRWL from the coding sequence GTGCGTCCCGAATCTCAGCGATCCAACATCCAGACCTTCCACGTGATGGACGTGTGGAAGGCGGCCACCGAACGTCAGCGCACTCACGGTGACGTGCTGACGCTCGCGGCCGGGCAGCCGTCCACTCCCGCCCCGCAGCCGGTTCTCCGCGCGACGCGGGAAGTGCTCGACGGGCATCTGCTCGGCTACACGGAGACGTTCGGGATCTTGCCGCTGCGCGAGGCGATCGCCGGATACCACTCCGCCAAGTCCGGCATCGGCGTCGACGCCGAGGACGTGGTCGTGACCACCGGTTCGTCGGGCGCGTTCACGCTGCTGTTCCTCGCCGCCTTCGACGTCGGCGACACCGTCGTCGTGGCCCGCCCCGGCTACCCCGCCTACCGGAACACGCTCGCCGCGCTCGGCTGCAACGTCATCGAGATCGACTGCGGGGCGGACACTCGGTTCCAGCCGACGGTCGCGATGCTCGACGCTCTGCTCGAGCCGCCGGCCGGACTGATCGTCGCGAGCCCCGCCAACCCCACCGGCACCGTCATCGACCCCGGCGAACTGGCTGCACTCGCCCGCTGGTGCGACGACCACGGCACCCTGCTGATCTCCGACGAGATCTACCACGGCATCGGATACGGCGAGCAGGCCATGACGAGTTCGTGGGAGACGTCCCGCGAATCCGTCGTCGTCGGATCGGTGTCGAAGTATTTCTCGATGACGGGCTGGCGGCTGGGCTGGATGCTGGTTCCCGAGGGGCTGCGGCGACCGTTGCAGCGCCTGGCCTCGAACATGACGGTGTGCCCGCCGGCCATCTCGCAATATGCGGCGATCGCCGCGTTCACCGAGGAATCGAGGGTCGAACTCGACGGCCACGTGCAGCGCTACGCCGTCAACCGGGAACTGCTGCTCACCGGACTCCCGGAACTGGGCATCACCGATCTCGCACCCGCCGACGGCGCGTTCTACGTGTACGCCGACATCGGGCACCTGCTGGGCGGATCCCACGGCGTGACGTCGACGGAATGGTGCTCGCGGCTCCTGCAGGACACCGGTCTGGCGCTTGCCCCCGGCATCGACTTCGACACCGTTCACGGCGACCGGACCGTTCGGCTGTCGTTCGCCGGATCCACCGCCGAGGTCCGGGAATCGCTGCTGCGACTGGGTCGCTGGCTGTAA
- the purD gene encoding phosphoribosylamine--glycine ligase, whose translation MRVLVIGSGAREHALLLALARDPGVSALMCAPGNAGIGKIAEQHAVDIASGEAVAALAKKLGADLVVVGPEVPLVLGVADAVRAAGIACFGPSADAARIEGSKAFAKDVMAAAGVKTAHSEIVDSPAKLDEALDRFGPNWVVKDDGLAAGKGVVVTTDRDAARDHAAELLENGHPVLLESFLDGPEVSLFCVVDGETVVPLLPAQDHKRVGDGDTGPNTGGMGAYTPLPWLPEQTVTQIVDDVVKPVAAELVARGSAFSGLLYAGLAIGKDGPAVVEFNCRFGDPETQAVLALLKSPLGELLNAAATGTLNQVAPLEWQDGSAVTVVVAAEHYPATPRTGDVITGADGDGVLHAGTKLVEGQVVSAGGRVLSVVGVGADLSEARADAYAKISAVKLPGSHFRKDIGLAAVEGRIALP comes from the coding sequence GTGCGCGTACTCGTTATCGGCTCCGGAGCCCGTGAACATGCCCTCCTTCTCGCCCTTGCTCGCGATCCGGGTGTCAGTGCCCTGATGTGTGCGCCCGGCAATGCCGGGATCGGCAAGATCGCCGAGCAGCATGCCGTCGACATCGCGTCGGGGGAGGCGGTGGCGGCTCTCGCGAAGAAGCTCGGCGCCGACCTCGTCGTGGTGGGACCCGAGGTACCCCTGGTGCTGGGTGTCGCGGACGCCGTCCGTGCGGCGGGCATCGCCTGCTTCGGTCCGTCCGCCGACGCCGCGCGGATCGAGGGTTCGAAGGCGTTCGCCAAGGACGTCATGGCCGCCGCCGGTGTGAAGACCGCCCACAGCGAGATCGTCGACTCGCCCGCCAAGCTGGACGAGGCACTGGACCGCTTCGGCCCCAACTGGGTGGTCAAGGACGACGGCCTGGCGGCGGGCAAGGGTGTCGTGGTCACCACCGACCGGGACGCCGCCCGCGATCACGCGGCCGAACTGCTCGAGAACGGTCACCCCGTCCTGCTCGAATCCTTCCTCGACGGTCCCGAGGTGTCGCTGTTCTGCGTCGTCGACGGCGAGACCGTGGTGCCGCTGCTGCCCGCGCAGGACCACAAGCGCGTCGGTGACGGCGACACCGGTCCCAACACAGGCGGCATGGGCGCCTACACACCGCTGCCGTGGCTGCCCGAGCAGACCGTCACGCAGATCGTCGACGATGTCGTGAAGCCGGTCGCGGCCGAGTTGGTAGCCCGGGGCAGTGCCTTCAGTGGGCTGCTGTACGCGGGGCTGGCGATCGGCAAGGACGGGCCGGCGGTCGTCGAGTTCAACTGCCGCTTCGGTGACCCCGAGACCCAGGCCGTGCTCGCGTTGCTGAAGAGCCCGCTCGGCGAACTGCTGAACGCGGCGGCCACCGGAACGCTCAATCAGGTCGCGCCCCTCGAATGGCAGGACGGCTCGGCGGTGACCGTCGTGGTCGCGGCCGAGCACTACCCGGCCACGCCGCGCACCGGTGACGTGATCACCGGTGCCGATGGCGATGGCGTCCTGCACGCGGGCACCAAACTGGTCGAGGGGCAGGTGGTCTCCGCCGGCGGCCGCGTGCTGAGCGTCGTCGGGGTCGGGGCGGACCTGAGCGAGGCGCGTGCGGACGCATACGCCAAGATCTCCGCGGTGAAGCTGCCGGGAAGCCATTTCCGCAAGGACATCGGCCTGGCAGCCGTGGAGGGACGCATCGCCCTTCCCTGA
- a CDS encoding PepSY domain-containing protein codes for MSTRSVRCASLIPIVAASALLLGGCGSDSGDTSSTTSAATAATTTASSMSTSSTGTAAAAAISKEQAEQIAVATVPSGTVSNSEQQLRDGKAVWHVHIRDAKGWDYDVNVDATTGAIVPDDQNQQTTATPAPAPAAGAVTQQQAEQIAVATVPGGSVANSEQQQRDGVAVWHIHIRDAKGWDYDVDVDAATGAVLPNN; via the coding sequence ATGTCCACCAGAAGTGTGCGATGCGCGAGCTTGATCCCGATTGTGGCGGCGTCCGCGCTGCTGCTGGGCGGATGCGGCTCCGACAGCGGCGACACGTCGTCCACCACCAGTGCGGCAACGGCAGCCACGACCACGGCGTCCTCCATGTCGACGTCGTCCACCGGAACAGCTGCGGCAGCGGCGATCTCCAAGGAACAAGCGGAGCAGATCGCTGTCGCGACGGTCCCGAGCGGCACGGTGTCGAACTCCGAGCAACAGCTGCGGGACGGAAAAGCGGTGTGGCACGTCCACATCCGCGACGCCAAGGGCTGGGACTACGACGTGAACGTCGACGCGACTACCGGTGCGATCGTCCCCGACGATCAGAACCAGCAAACCACCGCGACACCCGCCCCCGCTCCGGCCGCCGGAGCGGTGACCCAGCAGCAGGCGGAGCAGATCGCTGTCGCGACGGTGCCGGGCGGCTCGGTCGCGAACTCGGAGCAACAGCAACGCGATGGAGTGGCCGTGTGGCACATCCACATCCGCGACGCGAAGGGCTGGGACTACGACGTCGACGTCGACGCCGCGACCGGGGCGGTCCTTCCGAACAACTGA
- a CDS encoding DUF1707 domain-containing protein — MSDISHPQPPVPGGVRIGTLEREQAAAALAEHFAAGRLETDEFDERVREAYLAKTAADLVPLFADLPAKQRVTSEPEPARRRDPRREAAALRALVFVVAVLAAILWVALVRVPPLVFLPVVWLVLARRNFGRRSCRTW; from the coding sequence ATGAGCGACATCAGTCATCCACAGCCACCCGTTCCTGGTGGGGTCCGCATCGGAACCCTGGAACGAGAACAAGCCGCGGCGGCACTCGCCGAACACTTCGCTGCCGGACGGCTCGAGACCGACGAGTTCGACGAGCGGGTGCGCGAGGCGTACCTCGCCAAGACCGCCGCCGATCTGGTGCCCCTCTTCGCGGACCTCCCGGCCAAGCAGCGCGTCACCTCCGAACCCGAGCCCGCCCGGCGGCGTGATCCGCGACGGGAGGCGGCGGCACTGCGGGCCCTGGTGTTCGTGGTGGCCGTCCTCGCGGCGATCCTGTGGGTCGCACTGGTCCGCGTCCCCCCGCTCGTCTTCCTGCCGGTCGTCTGGCTCGTGCTGGCCCGTCGCAATTTCGGGCGGCGGTCCTGCCGGACGTGGTGA
- a CDS encoding LysR family transcriptional regulator has product MTSGTAKPSADDLLVLLAVGRTGRFNTAADDLGVNHTTISRRIANLEKSLGGRVLVKAAGGWELTDLGRQALTAAERVEAAVHGLVAEPGGADHLKGVVRVSATDGFSAYIAAPAGALIRRRHPEVSVEIVAITRRASQHRSGLDIEIVVGKPQVHRAEALWLADYTLGLYGARSYLAEHGTPRQVGDLAYHSLVYFIDSMLQVDELDLAQRLTVSMRESVTSTNVFVHVEATRASAGIGLLPCFMADRHDDLVRVLPGQVEAELAYWLVARAESLRRPEVAAVVGAIRETVESQRDALAGK; this is encoded by the coding sequence ATGACGTCCGGAACAGCGAAGCCCAGCGCCGACGACCTGCTCGTCCTGCTGGCCGTGGGGCGGACCGGCCGCTTCAACACCGCAGCCGACGACCTCGGGGTCAACCACACCACCATCTCGCGCCGGATCGCGAATCTGGAGAAAAGCCTCGGCGGCCGGGTTCTCGTGAAGGCCGCGGGCGGGTGGGAACTCACCGACCTCGGGCGGCAGGCACTGACCGCGGCCGAACGCGTGGAGGCCGCCGTCCACGGACTCGTCGCCGAACCCGGCGGTGCCGACCACCTGAAAGGCGTCGTCCGCGTCTCGGCGACCGACGGATTCAGCGCCTACATCGCCGCGCCCGCCGGCGCACTGATCCGCAGAAGGCATCCCGAGGTGTCCGTGGAGATCGTCGCGATCACGCGCCGGGCGTCGCAGCATCGCTCCGGACTCGACATCGAAATCGTGGTCGGCAAACCCCAGGTGCATCGCGCCGAGGCGCTGTGGCTGGCCGACTACACCCTCGGGCTGTACGGCGCGCGGTCGTACCTGGCCGAGCACGGCACACCGCGACAGGTGGGGGATCTCGCCTACCACTCACTCGTCTACTTCATCGACTCGATGCTGCAGGTCGACGAACTCGACCTCGCGCAGCGACTCACCGTGTCGATGCGCGAATCGGTGACGTCGACGAACGTGTTCGTGCATGTCGAGGCCACTCGGGCGTCGGCGGGCATCGGGCTCCTGCCCTGCTTCATGGCCGACCGCCACGACGACCTCGTGCGCGTGCTGCCCGGGCAGGTCGAGGCCGAGCTGGCGTACTGGCTCGTCGCGCGGGCCGAGTCGCTGCGCCGACCCGAGGTCGCCGCGGTGGTGGGCGCCATCCGGGAGACGGTCGAGTCGCAGCGGGACGCGTTGGCGGGGAAGTGA
- a CDS encoding FAD-dependent oxidoreductase, with protein MPEIETDVLVIGAGMAGLTAAARAATRGRSVVVVEKSAAIGGSAQFAGYAWTAPSHQVMDEVNPDGDPALRRALVDGFRDGIDWIRSLGVDCADAVTVLRYGTGHQFDTNHYIDQCRRRIRSHGGELYSSAETLALLTSDGGVVGARVRLSDGTECEVRARATILATGGFQANSALAAAHIHPAASEMQLRSNPASAGDGLRLAESVGAATGTDRSGFYGHLVPTGVRFRDPSDFVALSLYYSEHALLFNLDNRRFTDETVGDHLTTMDLLEQPESRGLLVADARVYREWITGTYVEGAAALDKFDLAQRRGGRCGIAENLDEFAYLPEEWGYDGAAIADQIRSLHASGTDAQPPRRFDPAPLDEGPYYLVEACPALTFPFHGIRIDEHGRVLDAAGGAISGLFAAGSDTGGLYNRAYTGGIAPALVFGLAAADHTAPVSTCQPRAVLAGTVPRPGP; from the coding sequence ATGCCAGAAATCGAAACCGACGTACTCGTCATCGGCGCCGGAATGGCCGGGTTGACTGCGGCAGCGCGGGCGGCGACCCGTGGACGATCGGTCGTCGTCGTCGAGAAGTCCGCGGCGATCGGCGGGTCCGCCCAATTCGCCGGGTATGCCTGGACCGCGCCGTCGCACCAGGTCATGGACGAGGTCAACCCGGACGGTGACCCGGCCCTGCGCCGGGCGCTCGTCGACGGGTTTCGCGATGGGATCGACTGGATCCGGTCGCTCGGCGTCGACTGCGCGGACGCGGTGACCGTTCTCCGCTACGGAACCGGCCACCAGTTCGACACGAATCACTACATCGACCAGTGCCGCCGGCGAATCCGGAGTCACGGCGGTGAACTGTACTCGAGCGCGGAGACGCTCGCGCTGCTCACGTCGGACGGTGGCGTCGTCGGCGCCCGTGTCAGGCTCTCGGACGGCACGGAATGTGAAGTGCGAGCCCGGGCAACCATTCTCGCGACCGGGGGTTTCCAGGCGAATTCCGCATTGGCCGCCGCGCACATCCACCCCGCGGCGTCCGAGATGCAACTGCGTTCCAATCCCGCCAGTGCGGGTGACGGACTACGCCTGGCCGAATCCGTCGGCGCAGCGACCGGAACGGATCGGTCCGGCTTCTACGGCCACCTCGTACCCACCGGTGTCCGCTTTCGCGATCCGTCCGATTTCGTGGCGCTGTCGCTCTACTACAGCGAGCATGCGCTGCTGTTCAACCTCGACAACCGGCGGTTCACGGACGAGACGGTCGGAGACCATCTGACGACGATGGACCTGCTCGAACAGCCCGAGTCTCGAGGATTGCTCGTCGCCGACGCGCGGGTATACCGCGAATGGATCACCGGCACCTACGTGGAAGGCGCCGCCGCACTCGACAAGTTCGACCTCGCGCAGCGCCGGGGTGGGCGGTGCGGAATCGCAGAGAATCTGGACGAGTTCGCCTACCTTCCCGAGGAGTGGGGCTACGACGGCGCCGCCATCGCGGATCAGATCCGGTCTCTTCATGCGTCCGGTACGGACGCGCAGCCCCCGCGTCGCTTCGACCCAGCGCCGCTCGACGAGGGTCCGTATTACCTCGTCGAGGCATGCCCGGCTCTGACCTTCCCGTTCCACGGCATCCGCATCGACGAGCACGGCCGCGTCCTCGACGCGGCGGGCGGCGCGATCAGCGGCCTGTTCGCCGCCGGATCGGACACCGGCGGGCTTTACAACCGGGCGTACACGGGAGGCATCGCGCCTGCCCTGGTGTTCGGCCTTGCCGCCGCGGACCACACGGCACCAGTGAGTACTTGTCAACCGCGGGCGGTACTCGCAGGAACGGTGCCCAGGCCCGGCCCGTAG
- a CDS encoding ABC transporter substrate-binding protein: MRKILLTVGVVLATTLTACGTQAGDGDPGGPIKLGAWLPLSGPQASGGLPQEAGTQAFFDQLNAAGGINGRPVEWTPVDNAFDPQQTIQVARQLVSRDKVVAIVGANGTATTEATFPFVLEQNKIPIFGTYGGSGAWYDPPRDGLFGSQTLYENQARAAAQWALDEGAKKVTVIRNDPAAFVNVGAVATAELEKAGAQVSTVEVKLGTTDYSPFVSQIRSSAPDAVLTILPIQEAAAYLNEMALQGVKIPSYGYSPTVGNSLLDLAGANAEGFRAVSLTLPPTADDPEVEEYRQALAKYKPGEKPDFYSLATYGSAKAFAQVLAGIDGDITSKSVTDAITTSGTLDTGVMPPLTFSSDEHLGTDSVVRVQVEGGKFVPIGDFVSPQ, encoded by the coding sequence GTGCGGAAAATACTTCTCACCGTCGGCGTGGTTCTCGCCACGACGTTGACAGCCTGCGGGACGCAAGCCGGCGACGGCGACCCGGGCGGGCCGATCAAACTCGGCGCATGGCTTCCCCTTTCGGGGCCGCAGGCTTCGGGAGGTCTTCCTCAGGAAGCCGGTACCCAGGCGTTCTTCGACCAGCTCAACGCCGCAGGGGGGATCAACGGCCGCCCCGTCGAGTGGACTCCCGTCGACAATGCCTTCGACCCGCAGCAGACGATTCAGGTGGCGCGACAACTGGTCTCACGCGACAAGGTCGTCGCCATCGTCGGCGCCAACGGCACGGCCACCACGGAGGCAACGTTCCCGTTCGTCCTCGAACAGAACAAGATCCCCATCTTCGGGACCTACGGCGGCTCCGGCGCCTGGTACGACCCGCCGCGGGACGGCCTGTTCGGCAGCCAGACGCTCTACGAGAACCAGGCGCGCGCCGCTGCGCAATGGGCCCTCGACGAGGGCGCGAAGAAGGTCACCGTCATCCGCAACGATCCGGCCGCGTTCGTGAATGTGGGCGCGGTCGCGACGGCCGAACTCGAGAAGGCCGGGGCGCAGGTATCGACGGTCGAGGTCAAACTCGGGACCACGGACTACAGCCCGTTCGTGTCCCAGATCCGTTCGTCTGCACCCGATGCAGTCCTGACGATCCTGCCGATCCAGGAGGCGGCTGCCTACCTCAACGAGATGGCTCTGCAGGGTGTCAAGATCCCCAGCTACGGCTACTCCCCCACGGTCGGTAACAGCCTCCTCGACCTCGCGGGTGCGAACGCGGAAGGGTTCCGTGCCGTGTCGCTGACGCTGCCGCCCACCGCCGACGACCCGGAGGTCGAGGAGTACCGGCAGGCGCTCGCGAAGTACAAGCCGGGCGAGAAGCCCGACTTCTACTCACTGGCAACGTATGGCTCGGCGAAAGCGTTCGCTCAGGTCCTCGCCGGCATCGACGGCGACATCACGTCGAAATCCGTCACCGACGCGATCACCACGAGCGGCACACTCGACACCGGCGTGATGCCTCCTCTCACGTTCAGCTCCGACGAGCATCTCGGCACCGACAGTGTGGTCCGGGTCCAGGTCGAGGGTGGCAAATTCGTCCCCATCGGAGACTTCGTGTCACCGCAGTAG
- a CDS encoding PLDc N-terminal domain-containing protein has product MLYVALLAFVLWVLCFADAVTTDDDQFRNLSKEGWLVIVLLLPLVGSVLWLVAGRPQKTPGDRLPADPEEAEFVRRCRERAEEQRRDGLHGRDQQ; this is encoded by the coding sequence ATGCTGTACGTCGCGTTGCTCGCATTCGTGTTGTGGGTCCTGTGCTTCGCCGACGCCGTCACCACCGACGACGACCAGTTCCGGAACCTCTCGAAAGAGGGCTGGCTGGTGATCGTGCTGCTGCTTCCGCTCGTCGGTTCGGTGCTGTGGCTCGTCGCCGGGCGGCCGCAGAAGACCCCGGGCGACCGGCTGCCCGCCGACCCCGAGGAAGCCGAGTTCGTGCGGCGTTGCCGGGAGCGAGCGGAGGAACAGCGCCGCGACGGCTTGCACGGGCGCGACCAGCAGTAG